Proteins found in one Salvia splendens isolate huo1 chromosome 10, SspV2, whole genome shotgun sequence genomic segment:
- the LOC121752498 gene encoding rhodanese-like/PpiC domain-containing protein 12, chloroplastic isoform X3 produces the protein MLRASSIHLSPFVCLLPKPISALLPALILPSSPLPISHRRTAHSSPIDHHNSVHYFSSNKFLRFPGMSAPVSHLNATASFSTSSSSEAGREILVQHLLVKEDDQKLLLELQKRVAEGEDLSDLAVEHSICPSKEEGGMLGWVTKGQMVPEFEEAAFNAPLNKIVRCKTKFGWHLLQVLSEREESLLEDIQPSELHKKMQDPSFLEEAQLIDVREPDEVAIASLPGFKVLPLRQFGSWGPEVATKFDPEKDTYVMCHHGVRSMQVAQWLQTQGFKRVFNVTGGIHRYAVKVDSSIPTY, from the exons ATGTTAAGAGCTTCATCGATTCACCTTTCCCCCTTCGTTTGCCTTTTACCGAAGCCTATTTCTGCTCTTCTTCCTGCTCTCATTCTTCCATCCTCGCCGCTGCCGATTTCTCACCGGAGAACCGCGCACTCTTCGCCCATTGATCACCACAATTCTGTTCACTATTTCAGCTCTAATAAGTTCCTTCGATTTCCAGGAATGTCCGCTCCTGTCAGCCATCTGAATGCGACAG CTTCATTCAGCACCTCGAGCAGCTCTGAGGCTGGAAGAGAGATTTTAGTTCAGCACTTGCTTGTCAAAGAAGATGACCAGAAGCTTTTGCTTGAGCTGCAGAAAAGAGTTGCTGAGG GAGAGGACTTGAGTGATTTGGCTGTAGAACACTCGATATGCCCATCAAAAGAGGAAGGAGGTATGCTCGGTTGGGTGACAAAGGGGCAGATG GTGCCAGAGTTTGAGGAGGCTGCATTCAATGCTCCTTTGAATAAAATTGTGAGGTGCAAAACTAAATTCGGGTGGCATTTATTGCAAGTATTGTCTGAAAG AGAGGAATCATTGCTTGAAGACATTCAGCCTAGTGAACTCCACAAGAAAATGCAAGATCCATCTTTTCTCGAAGAGGCACAGCTGATTGACGTCAGAGAACCAGATGAAGT GGCCATAGCCTCGTTGCCGGGTTTCAAAGTTCTTCCACTTCGCCAGTTTGGAAGTTGGGGACCAGAAGTTGCAACAAAGTTTGACCCAGAAAAGGATACCTATGTTATG TGCCATCATGGTGTGCGGTCAATGCAAGTTGCTCAATGGTTGCAGACACAG GGTTTCAAGAGAGTATTCAATGTGACCGGAGGCATTCACAGATATGCTGTGAAAGTGGACTCATCCATTCCCACCTACTGA
- the LOC121752498 gene encoding rhodanese-like/PpiC domain-containing protein 12, chloroplastic isoform X1 yields MLRASSIHLSPFVCLLPKPISALLPALILPSSPLPISHRRTAHSSPIDHHNSVHYFSSNKFLRFPGMSAPVSHLNATASFSTSSSSEAGREILVQHLLVKEDDQKLLLELQKRVAEGEDLSDLAVEHSICPSKEEGGMLGWVTKGQMVPEFEEAAFNAPLNKIVRCKTKFGWHLLQVLSEREESLLEDIQPSELHKKMQDPSFLEEAQLIDVREPDEVAIASLPGFKVLPLRQFGSWGPEVATKFDPEKDTYVMVGAGIYSCLYGSLRLMNIYVLVTVLNRCMNLQFKYLHCHHGVRSMQVAQWLQTQGFKRVFNVTGGIHRYAVKVDSSIPTY; encoded by the exons ATGTTAAGAGCTTCATCGATTCACCTTTCCCCCTTCGTTTGCCTTTTACCGAAGCCTATTTCTGCTCTTCTTCCTGCTCTCATTCTTCCATCCTCGCCGCTGCCGATTTCTCACCGGAGAACCGCGCACTCTTCGCCCATTGATCACCACAATTCTGTTCACTATTTCAGCTCTAATAAGTTCCTTCGATTTCCAGGAATGTCCGCTCCTGTCAGCCATCTGAATGCGACAG CTTCATTCAGCACCTCGAGCAGCTCTGAGGCTGGAAGAGAGATTTTAGTTCAGCACTTGCTTGTCAAAGAAGATGACCAGAAGCTTTTGCTTGAGCTGCAGAAAAGAGTTGCTGAGG GAGAGGACTTGAGTGATTTGGCTGTAGAACACTCGATATGCCCATCAAAAGAGGAAGGAGGTATGCTCGGTTGGGTGACAAAGGGGCAGATG GTGCCAGAGTTTGAGGAGGCTGCATTCAATGCTCCTTTGAATAAAATTGTGAGGTGCAAAACTAAATTCGGGTGGCATTTATTGCAAGTATTGTCTGAAAG AGAGGAATCATTGCTTGAAGACATTCAGCCTAGTGAACTCCACAAGAAAATGCAAGATCCATCTTTTCTCGAAGAGGCACAGCTGATTGACGTCAGAGAACCAGATGAAGT GGCCATAGCCTCGTTGCCGGGTTTCAAAGTTCTTCCACTTCGCCAGTTTGGAAGTTGGGGACCAGAAGTTGCAACAAAGTTTGACCCAGAAAAGGATACCTATGTTATG GTGGGCGCTGGTATCTACTCTTGCCTTTATGGAAGCTTAAGGCTCATGAACATCTATGTTTTGGTGACTGTTCTCAATAGGTGTATGAATCTTCAATTCAAGTATTTGCAT TGCCATCATGGTGTGCGGTCAATGCAAGTTGCTCAATGGTTGCAGACACAG GGTTTCAAGAGAGTATTCAATGTGACCGGAGGCATTCACAGATATGCTGTGAAAGTGGACTCATCCATTCCCACCTACTGA
- the LOC121752498 gene encoding rhodanese-like/PpiC domain-containing protein 12, chloroplastic isoform X2, which produces MLRASSIHLSPFVCLLPKPISALLPALILPSSPLPISHRRTAHSSPIDHHNSVHYFSSNKFLRFPGMSAPVSHLNATASFSTSSSSEAGREILVQHLLVKEDDQKLLLELQKRVAEGEDLSDLAVEHSICPSKEEGGMLGWVTKGQMVPEFEEAAFNAPLNKIVRCKTKFGWHLLQVLSEREESLLEDIQPSELHKKMQDPSFLEEAQLIDVREPDEVAIASLPGFKVLPLRQFGSWGPEVATKFDPEKDTYVMVGAGIYSCLYGSLRLMNIYVLVTVLNSAIMVCGQCKLLNGCRHRVSREYSM; this is translated from the exons ATGTTAAGAGCTTCATCGATTCACCTTTCCCCCTTCGTTTGCCTTTTACCGAAGCCTATTTCTGCTCTTCTTCCTGCTCTCATTCTTCCATCCTCGCCGCTGCCGATTTCTCACCGGAGAACCGCGCACTCTTCGCCCATTGATCACCACAATTCTGTTCACTATTTCAGCTCTAATAAGTTCCTTCGATTTCCAGGAATGTCCGCTCCTGTCAGCCATCTGAATGCGACAG CTTCATTCAGCACCTCGAGCAGCTCTGAGGCTGGAAGAGAGATTTTAGTTCAGCACTTGCTTGTCAAAGAAGATGACCAGAAGCTTTTGCTTGAGCTGCAGAAAAGAGTTGCTGAGG GAGAGGACTTGAGTGATTTGGCTGTAGAACACTCGATATGCCCATCAAAAGAGGAAGGAGGTATGCTCGGTTGGGTGACAAAGGGGCAGATG GTGCCAGAGTTTGAGGAGGCTGCATTCAATGCTCCTTTGAATAAAATTGTGAGGTGCAAAACTAAATTCGGGTGGCATTTATTGCAAGTATTGTCTGAAAG AGAGGAATCATTGCTTGAAGACATTCAGCCTAGTGAACTCCACAAGAAAATGCAAGATCCATCTTTTCTCGAAGAGGCACAGCTGATTGACGTCAGAGAACCAGATGAAGT GGCCATAGCCTCGTTGCCGGGTTTCAAAGTTCTTCCACTTCGCCAGTTTGGAAGTTGGGGACCAGAAGTTGCAACAAAGTTTGACCCAGAAAAGGATACCTATGTTATG GTGGGCGCTGGTATCTACTCTTGCCTTTATGGAAGCTTAAGGCTCATGAACATCTATGTTTTGGTGACTGTTCTCAATAG TGCCATCATGGTGTGCGGTCAATGCAAGTTGCTCAATGGTTGCAGACACAG GGTTTCAAGAGAGTATTCAATGTGA
- the LOC121751409 gene encoding protein CLT3, chloroplastic-like isoform X2 produces MLEVYSWYVIVYFSILYLRYQAGKVTDEMLSLPKSPLIVIGLLEALAAASGMASGAVLPGAAIPILSQSFLVWQLGLSYIFLRRKYRFNQLFGCFLVAAGVVVTVASGSGPGSLTTSGLFWSSLMIISFFLQAADTVLKEIIFLDAAKRLKGGSMDLFVVNSYGSAYQAVFICLLLPFLSNLWGIPFSQLPSYLKDGSACFLNTGTMLNRCNGAPLLPLLFVIVNMGFNISLLHLLKISSAVVSCLASTVSVPISVYMFTLPLPYLGVASSLPPGFVKGAIVLVAGLLVYLWRPAPNSSSSPSLVN; encoded by the exons ATGCTAGAAGTCTACTCATG GTATGTAATCGTATACTTCTCAATCTTGTATCTCCGGTATCAAGCTGGCAAGGTTACTGATGAAATGCTATCATTGCCGAAATCACCGTTAATTGTTATTGGCCTGTTAGAGGCTCTAGCAGCAGCATCTGGGATGGCATCAGGAG CTGTTCTTCCTGGGGCAGCGATTCCCATATTGTCACAG AGTTTTCTTGTCTGGCAACTTGGGCTTTCGTATATATTTCTTAGAAGGAAATATAGATTCAACCAATTGTTCGGTTGCTTTCTGGTAGCAGCTGGAGTAGTAGTAACTGTTGCAag CGGGTCAGGTCCTGGATCACTCACGACAAGTGGGTTATTTTGGAGTAGTTTAATGATTATTTCGTTCTTCTTACAAGCTGCTGATACAGTCTTGAAG GAAATAATATTTCTGGATGCTGCCAAAAGATTAAAG GGAGGTTCGATGGATCTATTTGTTGTAAACTCTTATGGATCTGCTTACCAG GCTGTTTTTATCTGCCTCCTCCTCCCGTTCTTGTCAAACCTATGGGGCATTCCGTTTAGTCAACTGCCAAGTTATCTAAAAGATGGTTCTGCCTGCTTTTTGAACACCGGTACCATGTTAAATC GATGTAACGGTGCACCTTTACTCCCGCTGCTATTTGTCATTGTCAACATGGGTTTCAACATTTCCTTGTTGCATCTGCTCAAGATCTCCTCCGCTGTGGTATCTTGTCTCGCGTCAACAGTTTCAG TGCCAATATCGGTGTATATGTTTACATTGCCGCTTCCATATCTTGGGGTCGCCTCCTCCCTTCCCCCGGGCTTTGTAAAGGGCGCTATAGTCCTTGTCGCGGGTCTGCTAGTTTATCTCTGGAGACCTGCACCAAATTCGTCGAGCAGCCCTTCTCTTGTGAACTAG
- the LOC121751409 gene encoding protein CLT1, chloroplastic-like isoform X1 produces MSACCRCLHSPRHIPMRISSTSLLQLNQHRKFRPRRHAGAVEVMLRPRRLVIESAASGGEKEDEPRKKGNPPPQCCALDRDALEADSGGADRRTEVVIATVATVVLGVANRVLYKLALVPLKHYPFFLAQLATFGYVIVYFSILYLRYQAGKVTDEMLSLPKSPLIVIGLLEALAAASGMASGAVLPGAAIPILSQSFLVWQLGLSYIFLRRKYRFNQLFGCFLVAAGVVVTVASGSGPGSLTTSGLFWSSLMIISFFLQAADTVLKEIIFLDAAKRLKGGSMDLFVVNSYGSAYQAVFICLLLPFLSNLWGIPFSQLPSYLKDGSACFLNTGTMLNRCNGAPLLPLLFVIVNMGFNISLLHLLKISSAVVSCLASTVSVPISVYMFTLPLPYLGVASSLPPGFVKGAIVLVAGLLVYLWRPAPNSSSSPSLVN; encoded by the exons atgtcAGCATGTTGCCGCTGCCTGCACTCCCCTCGCCACATTCCAATGCGCATCTCCTCCACCAGCCTTTTGCAACTCAATCAACATCGCAAGTTCCGGCCAAGGAGGCACGCAGGCGCAGTCGAGGTCATGCTCAGGCCGAGGCGCCTCGTCATCGAATCGGCAGCGTCGGGAGGAGAGAAAGAGGATGAGCCGAGGAAGAAGGGGAATCCGCCGCCTCAGTGCTGCGCGCTCGATCGAGACGCCTTGGAGGCTGACTCCGGAGGCGCTGATCGGAGGACGGAGGTGGTGATTGCGACGGTCGCGACGGTGGTTCTCGGTGTGGCGAATCGCGTGCTTTACAAGCTCGCGTTAGTTCCTCTCAAGCATTACCCCTTCTTTCTCGCTCAGCTCGCCACTTTCGG GTATGTAATCGTATACTTCTCAATCTTGTATCTCCGGTATCAAGCTGGCAAGGTTACTGATGAAATGCTATCATTGCCGAAATCACCGTTAATTGTTATTGGCCTGTTAGAGGCTCTAGCAGCAGCATCTGGGATGGCATCAGGAG CTGTTCTTCCTGGGGCAGCGATTCCCATATTGTCACAG AGTTTTCTTGTCTGGCAACTTGGGCTTTCGTATATATTTCTTAGAAGGAAATATAGATTCAACCAATTGTTCGGTTGCTTTCTGGTAGCAGCTGGAGTAGTAGTAACTGTTGCAag CGGGTCAGGTCCTGGATCACTCACGACAAGTGGGTTATTTTGGAGTAGTTTAATGATTATTTCGTTCTTCTTACAAGCTGCTGATACAGTCTTGAAG GAAATAATATTTCTGGATGCTGCCAAAAGATTAAAG GGAGGTTCGATGGATCTATTTGTTGTAAACTCTTATGGATCTGCTTACCAG GCTGTTTTTATCTGCCTCCTCCTCCCGTTCTTGTCAAACCTATGGGGCATTCCGTTTAGTCAACTGCCAAGTTATCTAAAAGATGGTTCTGCCTGCTTTTTGAACACCGGTACCATGTTAAATC GATGTAACGGTGCACCTTTACTCCCGCTGCTATTTGTCATTGTCAACATGGGTTTCAACATTTCCTTGTTGCATCTGCTCAAGATCTCCTCCGCTGTGGTATCTTGTCTCGCGTCAACAGTTTCAG TGCCAATATCGGTGTATATGTTTACATTGCCGCTTCCATATCTTGGGGTCGCCTCCTCCCTTCCCCCGGGCTTTGTAAAGGGCGCTATAGTCCTTGTCGCGGGTCTGCTAGTTTATCTCTGGAGACCTGCACCAAATTCGTCGAGCAGCCCTTCTCTTGTGAACTAG